The DNA segment ACACGATTTTTCATTTGATAATTTGGGTGCACGGATACTCGATGCTGCTGATTCGGCGCTTTATGAAGCTAAAGATCTTGGCCGAAACAGAGTTGTAGAATATTCAAGAAAAGATGATAGTTGCAAATTCACCGTGCTCAGCGGTGGAGATGTCGCATAAAAAATATTGTTAAAATGGTTCCGGTTATGTTGACACAACGACTGGAACCATATAGCCATCTTGTTAACGCGAATTTATTCTCAGGGCAGGGTGTAATTCCCTACCGGCGGTGATCCTCTTTAGGAAAGCCCGCGAGCGCTTCGTTGTACGAAGGACAGCAGATCTGGTGTAACTCCAGAGCCGACGGTAATAGTCCGGATGAAAGAGAGTAAATGCAGCCTGCATTTCTTTTTGGCAGCGTGGTTATGCTGCTCTATTCTTTTGCACTGCTTTTTACTTGCCCTGATTCTTGCGATTCTTAATTATCATGGAGAATTCAATGAATCAGTCATTACTTGATCAGTTTGGTACCCCAGAAGAACGTGTAGAACGAGCTCTCACTGCTTTGCAGCAGGGATTCGGTGTAATTGTTACTGACGATGAAGATCGTGAAAACGAAGGTGATATGATCTTTTCTTCAGAGCATCTCACCCCAGAACAGATGGCGTTGCTTATTCGTGAATGTAGCGGCATTGTATGCCTTTGCATGACTGATGAAAAAGTTAAGCAGCTTGATTTACCTATGATGGTTGATGAAAACCATAGCCAGTATCAGACAGCATTCACTGTATCTATTGAAGCTGCAGAGGGTGTAACAACTGGTGTTTCTGCTGCTGACCGTGTTCGCACTGTTAAAGCTGCTTCATGCGGCAATGCAAGTTCTTCAGATATTAACAGTCCAGGTCATGTATTCCCGCTTCGTGCGTGTGAGGGTGGCGTTCTTGAACGTCGCGGTCATACTGAAGCAACTGTAGATCTTATGCGCCTTTCCGGTCTTGGAACATGTGGTGTACTATGTGAAGTAACAAATCCAGATGGTACCATGGCACGTATGCCGGAGCTTGTTGAAATCTCTAAAAAATATGAGATGCCAATGCTTACCATTGAAGATTTGGTAGCTTACAGAACACAAAAGAATA comes from the Halodesulfovibrio marinisediminis DSM 17456 genome and includes:
- the ribB gene encoding 3,4-dihydroxy-2-butanone-4-phosphate synthase is translated as MNQSLLDQFGTPEERVERALTALQQGFGVIVTDDEDRENEGDMIFSSEHLTPEQMALLIRECSGIVCLCMTDEKVKQLDLPMMVDENHSQYQTAFTVSIEAAEGVTTGVSAADRVRTVKAASCGNASSSDINSPGHVFPLRACEGGVLERRGHTEATVDLMRLSGLGTCGVLCEVTNPDGTMARMPELVEISKKYEMPMLTIEDLVAYRTQKNI